The Thermodesulfobacteriota bacterium genome includes a window with the following:
- a CDS encoding sigma-70 family RNA polymerase sigma factor encodes METLHRAAAGDADAFRDLVARYRRFVYALCLAGSRNPSDAEDLTQEVFLSIHRDLPSLREPGKFLPWLRQVAKNACRLWYRRHEPATAPLDEALGVEDLAAGGAARRAEVRRIIVDTLAAVSERSREVLALHYLGGCSEAEIAEALGLRRTTVKSRLHEGRAQARRALEPLVRELLLLDTRSGEAVEEIVQRCGSPGCGCPETLTEGR; translated from the coding sequence ATGGAAACTCTGCACCGGGCAGCCGCCGGTGATGCGGATGCCTTCCGGGATCTCGTCGCCCGCTACCGCCGGTTCGTCTACGCCCTGTGCTTGGCGGGGTCCAGGAATCCGAGCGACGCTGAGGACCTCACCCAGGAGGTCTTCCTGAGCATACACCGGGACCTCCCGAGCCTGCGGGAGCCCGGGAAGTTTCTGCCCTGGCTCCGTCAGGTGGCCAAGAACGCCTGCCGCCTCTGGTACCGGAGGCACGAGCCGGCGACGGCGCCCCTGGACGAAGCCCTGGGGGTGGAGGACCTGGCCGCTGGAGGCGCGGCGCGGCGGGCCGAGGTGCGAAGGATCATCGTCGATACACTGGCCGCCGTGTCGGAGCGCAGCCGCGAGGTGCTCGCCCTCCACTACCTGGGGGGCTGCTCCGAGGCCGAGATCGCCGAAGCGCTGGGCCTGCGCCGGACGACGGTGAAGAGCCGGCTCCACGAGGGGAGGGCACAAGCCAGGCGGGCACTGGAGCCGCTCGTGAGGGAGCTTCTCCTGTTGGACACCCGATCGGGCGAGGCGGTCGAGGAGATCGTGCAGCGCTGCGGCAGCCCGGGCTGCGGTTGCCCGGAGACCCTGACGGAAGGGAGGTGA
- a CDS encoding gamma-glutamyl-gamma-aminobutyrate hydrolase family protein (Members of this family of hydrolases with an active site Cys residue belong to MEROPS family C26.): MGEPASRVYVIQHIEWEPPGRISEALAGRGVELTPIRVYAGEAVPREMGDAGALVVMGGPMGVYEEAEHPFLREELRLIEDALRRERPILGTCLGSQLLAAALGARVRPGPRKELGWHEVILTPEGRADPLWAEAPDVFAALHWHGDVFDLPHGAMRLARSELTETQSFRYGTSAYGLLFHMEVTKPIVQDWVTHFSGELGEAGVSGAEVLAGAREHLANLHRIGDACYATWSRLVP; the protein is encoded by the coding sequence ATGGGTGAACCGGCAAGTCGGGTCTACGTGATCCAGCACATCGAGTGGGAGCCCCCGGGGCGGATCTCCGAGGCCTTGGCGGGCCGCGGCGTCGAGCTGACGCCGATTCGGGTGTACGCCGGGGAGGCGGTGCCGCGGGAGATGGGGGACGCCGGGGCGCTCGTGGTCATGGGCGGCCCCATGGGGGTCTACGAGGAAGCCGAGCACCCGTTCCTGCGGGAGGAACTGCGCTTGATCGAGGACGCCCTGCGCCGCGAGCGGCCGATCCTCGGCACCTGCCTGGGGAGCCAGCTCCTCGCCGCAGCCCTGGGGGCCCGGGTGCGCCCGGGCCCCCGTAAGGAGCTCGGGTGGCACGAGGTGATCCTCACCCCGGAGGGCCGCGCCGACCCGCTGTGGGCGGAGGCACCGGATGTGTTCGCGGCCCTGCACTGGCATGGAGACGTCTTCGACCTGCCCCACGGAGCCATGCGGCTCGCCCGCTCGGAGCTCACCGAGACGCAATCCTTCCGCTACGGAACCTCGGCCTACGGACTGCTCTTCCACATGGAGGTCACCAAACCGATCGTGCAGGATTGGGTGACCCACTTCTCAGGCGAGCTCGGCGAGGCGGGTGTGTCGGGTGCGGAGGTCTTGGCCGGCGCCCGAGAGCATCTTGCGAACCTGCACCGCATCGGCGATGCCTGCTACGCCACCTGGTCGCGACTCGTGCCCTGA